DNA sequence from the Alkalidesulfovibrio alkalitolerans DSM 16529 genome:
GGCCGTTTGAGAATGTACAACCGAAGACGGTCGCAAGGCAAGCCCGGCCCGAGCCGTCTGGCCGCACAGGCACCTAGCCGGGGCGGACGCGGATGGCCGCGACCGGGAGAGCGGAAAAAATAATTCATGACAATCAAGGAGGATGCGATGTCCCCCTATCCGGTCCGGCACAGTAGGAAACCCGAATCGCTTGGCCTGGAGGCGTTTTGGGAGTATGCCTTTCGCATTCACTGACCCCGATGGCCGCCATGACGAATAAGACCGCGAATTCCTTGAAGCCCGACCCGGACGAGCCCCAGACGCTTCGCTCCGTCAGTGTGCTGCACGTCGAGGACGACACCATTATCCAGTTCCACATGCGCACGATCTTGGAAAAGCGGGTCCGCGAGCTTTTTTCCGCCGCGGATGGCGTGGAGGGGCTGGCGATGTTTCGCGCACACGCGCCTGACGTCATCATCACCGACATCCGCGTGCCGCGCATGAACGGGCTGGAGATGATCGAGATCATCCGCGAGACCGATCCCGACATCCCGGTCATCGTGACCTCGGCCTACAGCGACGCCGACTACCTGCTCAAGGCCATCGAGCTTGGCGTGGACAAGTACCTCATCAAGCCCTTCGACCACCGCCAGGTCGTCAAGGCTGTGAGTCGCGCGGCGGAGGGCATGGCCCGGCAGCGCGAGATCAACGAGGCCAACCGCTTCAACCGCTTCCTTCTGGACATCAATCCGAGTTTCATCGTGGTCCTGGACGACGGCGAAGTGGAATACGTGAACTCCACCTTTCTCTCTTTCATGGGCTTCCGATCCCTTGAGGCCTTTATCCTCTCGGGCCGTGACATCGCGGATTTCGTGGAGGACGTTGGCGGGCACCAGGACGCCACGCGCATCGGCCGCTGGTTCGAGGAGATCACGGGCAGCGGCGAGGACGGCGTGGTCGTGCGCCTAAAGGGCTGCGACGAGCGCTTCGGCGGCGTCTTCTGGGCCACGTTCAACCGCTTTCCCGAAACGCGTAAATATGTGGTCGTGTTCACGGACATCACCCGGCTCGACGACGAGCGCAAGCTTTTGAGCCTTCAGGCAAGGACCGATCACCTCACCGGCGTCGCCAACCGTCTCGGATTCAGTGAGCGCCTCCAGGCCGAAATAGCCCGGGCCGAGCGCTACGGACAGCCGCTCTCGCTCATCATGTTCGATATCGACGACTTCAAGCGGGTCAACGACGAGCATGGGCACGAGGAGGGCGACCGGGTGCTCAAGGCCCTGGCGAAACTGGTCTGGACCAACATCCGGACCACCGATCTCTTCGGTCGCTGGGGCGGCGAGGAATTTCTCGTGGCCACGCCGAACTGCGATCTGGACCAGGCCTTGCGCACGGCCGAAAAATTGCGCGACCTGCTGTGCGAGGCGGCTATCGGCCCGGGACGGGGCATCTCCTGCAGTTTCGGAGTCACCTCCCATCGCAAGGGCGAATCCATGGACGCGTTCTTGCGGCGGCTGGACGAGGCGCTGTACGTCGCCAAGAAGAGCGGCAAGGACACGATCTCCTCGGCCTGAATCTGTTTTTCCCCCACCTATCTGCGCTTGCTCAGGCGCGCCGCGTGGACCTTGTTTCCGCCTTGCGCCTTGGCCGCATAGAGCGCCCGCGTTGCCTCCTCGATGAGGTGCGTTGGCTCGGTCTCGGGCGTGGGAACGAGAGAGGCCACGCCCACGCAGACCGTGAGCACGCCCGCGCCCGAGCCGTCCCGGTGTGGGATGGCCAAGGCCGCCACGTTCTCCCGGATGTCCTCTGCCACGATCATGCCGCCGAGTTCGTCCGTGTCGGGCAAAACGGCCGTGAACTGCTGCCCGCCTCCCGTGTCCACGAAATCCCCGGGCCGTTTGAGCATGTCCTCCAGCACCCGGGCCACGCGCGAAAGAGCTTCCTGGGCGACGTCGGCGCCATGCCGCGCCACGAAGTCGGTGTAGTCGTCCACGTCGATCATCAGCATGCACAGCGGCGTGTGATGCCTGCCGCCGCGTTTCCACTCCCGCGCCAGGGCGGCCTCGAACTCCGAATCGTGCGGAACGCCCGCCGGATGCTCGTCCGGCCAGCGGCGCGAATCGGCCAGGTCGTAGACCACGCCGCTCGCGGCTCCAGCCTCCACGGGCAGGGATATGGCGTAGCGCGCTACGTCTGCCTCTCGGGTGTAGGAGAGCAGGCCGCCCATACCCTTGATCAGGCGGTAGCAAAGCGGCAGCCCCAGGTGCTCGGTCTCGGTGTCGAAGGGCAGGAGCGAGCGTTCCGGCGAGTCCAGGACCGTGGACGAGGTGGGGGACTGAAGCGTCATGCGCACGTTCGCGCCGTCGCGCTCGCTGGCCAGATTCAGCGCTCCGCCGCGCGGCAGATGACGCAAGGCGTGCAGCAAAAGAGTGACCACCACCTGCCCGAGCACGTCGGGGTCGGCCGTGACCATGGGTAGGTCCGGCGTGGGAATGAAGCGGGTCTGCGCGCCCACGGCCGAGAACTCCGAGGCCAGGAGCACGAGGCATTCCTCGATGATCTCGTCGAGCGAACAGGGGCGCGGTGTCATGCGTAGTGGCTTGAGATAGTCGCGGATGCGGGCCAGGAGGTTTTCCAGCCGGGCTGTCTCGCGCAGGATGATGTCCACGTCGTCGAGGTCGGGGTGCGCCGTCTTCAGCCGCCTGGCGAAACCGCCGATGGCCACCAGGGGGTTTCTGATTTCATGGGCAACCTCGGCCGAGATGGAGCCGAGCATCTTCAGCTTCTCGTCCTGGATCAGAGCGCGCTCCAGCACCACGCGTTCGCTGATGTCCATGATCACGCCCGAAAGCTCGGGTTCCGGCCCCTGCGCGGTGAAGGTGAAGCGCGGCATGCTCTTGATGATGACGTGCACGGTGTGCCCGTGGCGATGCACGAGCCGCGCCTGTTCGGTGAATGGCGTGGAGTGGGCCAGAGCCGCCCGCAGATGGGACAGGACGGATTCCCGGTCCTGCGGATGCAGTCGCTCGGCGAGAAAACCGTTCTCAGTCGCGGCTTCCTCGGGGCTATAGCCCAAAATGTCGATGCAGGCGCGATTGATGAAGGAAAGGCGCAGGTCGCTCGCCAGCGAGAAGATGATCAGAGGGATGTTCTGCACCAAGTGGTCGTAGCGAAGCCTCGCCTGGAAGGCGAAATCCTCAAGCTCGGCGCGCTCGGCCAGCCGGGCCAGGGCGAGGCTCACTTCGGCCTCGCGCAGCGGCAGGCGCACGAACTCACAGGCGCCGAAACGCATGGCTTGCACCACGTCGTCGGCGTATTCCTCGCCGGAGACGAAGGCCAGGCCAATGGCGGGAGCGATGGCGCGAAGCCGCTCGGCGACCTCGAAGCCGCTGCCGCCCAGGTGGCGTACGGCCACGAAGGCCGCGGCGAAGGCTTTCTTCGCGGCGGCGGCTACGGCCTCGTCGGCCGAAGACAATCCCACCACCTCGCGTCCGGCCCTGGTCAGGGCGTCGGCCAGTTCGCGCCGGGTATCCTCCCCCGCGACCACGAGCAATGGTGCATGCGCGGTCGTTTCACTTTCGGCCATGCCGCGATCCCCCAGAAGTCCCAGCAGGGACTTCTTTGGTTCATACTCCCATTGCGGGGGAAAGGCCAGATCGTGGCGAAAAAAGCCGATTGCTTCTGTGGCGCGGGCGCTTCAGGGCCGGGAGCCGCGTTCCTTGAGATAGCGTTCGAGCCTGTTCATGCCCTCGGCGATGTTTTCGATGGAGTTGGCGTAGGAAAAGCGGATGAAACCCTCACCGCCGGGGCCGAAGTCCACGCCCGGCGTCACGCCCACGCGCGCCTCGGCCAGGAGCTCAAAGGCGAAGGCCAAAGAGTCATTCGTGAAGGCGCGTGCGTCGGCCAGCACGTAGAACGCGCCCGTGGGTTCGAAGGCCACGGTGAAGCCGATCTCGCGCAGCCGCTTGAGCATGAAGCGGCGGCGCTCGTCATAGACGGCGCGCATGCGCTCGACGTGGTCCGCGCACTGGGTGAGCGCGGCGATGCCCGCCCACTGGGCCACGGAGCCCGCGCTGATGAACAGGTTCTGGGCCGCCTTGCGCAGACAGTCCATGTAGGCCTCGGGCGCCACCAGCCAGCCCAGCCGCCAGCCGGTCATGGCGTAGAGCTTGGAGAAGCCGCCGAGTGCGAAGGCGCGGTCCGTGAACTCCAGGATGCAGCGCTCGCGGCCCTCGTAGACCAGGCCGTGGTAGATCTCGTCCGAGACGATGAGCGGCCCGCTCTCGCCGCACAGATCGGCCAGGCCCTGCATATTCTCGGCCGAGA
Encoded proteins:
- a CDS encoding diguanylate cyclase domain-containing protein, whose product is MAESETTAHAPLLVVAGEDTRRELADALTRAGREVVGLSSADEAVAAAAKKAFAAAFVAVRHLGGSGFEVAERLRAIAPAIGLAFVSGEEYADDVVQAMRFGACEFVRLPLREAEVSLALARLAERAELEDFAFQARLRYDHLVQNIPLIIFSLASDLRLSFINRACIDILGYSPEEAATENGFLAERLHPQDRESVLSHLRAALAHSTPFTEQARLVHRHGHTVHVIIKSMPRFTFTAQGPEPELSGVIMDISERVVLERALIQDEKLKMLGSISAEVAHEIRNPLVAIGGFARRLKTAHPDLDDVDIILRETARLENLLARIRDYLKPLRMTPRPCSLDEIIEECLVLLASEFSAVGAQTRFIPTPDLPMVTADPDVLGQVVVTLLLHALRHLPRGGALNLASERDGANVRMTLQSPTSSTVLDSPERSLLPFDTETEHLGLPLCYRLIKGMGGLLSYTREADVARYAISLPVEAGAASGVVYDLADSRRWPDEHPAGVPHDSEFEAALAREWKRGGRHHTPLCMLMIDVDDYTDFVARHGADVAQEALSRVARVLEDMLKRPGDFVDTGGGQQFTAVLPDTDELGGMIVAEDIRENVAALAIPHRDGSGAGVLTVCVGVASLVPTPETEPTHLIEEATRALYAAKAQGGNKVHAARLSKRR
- a CDS encoding GGDEF domain-containing response regulator, with translation MTNKTANSLKPDPDEPQTLRSVSVLHVEDDTIIQFHMRTILEKRVRELFSAADGVEGLAMFRAHAPDVIITDIRVPRMNGLEMIEIIRETDPDIPVIVTSAYSDADYLLKAIELGVDKYLIKPFDHRQVVKAVSRAAEGMARQREINEANRFNRFLLDINPSFIVVLDDGEVEYVNSTFLSFMGFRSLEAFILSGRDIADFVEDVGGHQDATRIGRWFEEITGSGEDGVVVRLKGCDERFGGVFWATFNRFPETRKYVVVFTDITRLDDERKLLSLQARTDHLTGVANRLGFSERLQAEIARAERYGQPLSLIMFDIDDFKRVNDEHGHEEGDRVLKALAKLVWTNIRTTDLFGRWGGEEFLVATPNCDLDQALRTAEKLRDLLCEAAIGPGRGISCSFGVTSHRKGESMDAFLRRLDEALYVAKKSGKDTISSA
- a CDS encoding pyridoxal phosphate-dependent aminotransferase, whose product is MKPSCRTSELTSFMVMDVLEAAQAMEARGEHVIHLEIGEPDFDTPEPVSRAAIRAIEEGRTHYTHSLGLRELREAIAADYKSRYGVDVSPDRILVTAGTSPAMLLLFAAILERGDEVVVSDPCYACYRNFIRFVDGVSVDVPVGPENGFQLTAEAVAKRLTPRTRAILVNSPANPTGTLLSAENMQGLADLCGESGPLIVSDEIYHGLVYEGRERCILEFTDRAFALGGFSKLYAMTGWRLGWLVAPEAYMDCLRKAAQNLFISAGSVAQWAGIAALTQCADHVERMRAVYDERRRFMLKRLREIGFTVAFEPTGAFYVLADARAFTNDSLAFAFELLAEARVGVTPGVDFGPGGEGFIRFSYANSIENIAEGMNRLERYLKERGSRP